The following proteins come from a genomic window of Aggregicoccus sp. 17bor-14:
- the rplC gene encoding 50S ribosomal protein L3, translated as MTQVFNDEGNLVPVTVIDVTTCQVVGKRTPEKDAYSAVTLGYGEIREKSLSKAQIGSFKKANAAPRRHVREFRVSAEEAAGFNVGEAVKADMFAKGQLVDVTGVTKGRGFAGVMKRWNFKGSQTKTHGTHEYQRHPGAIGQRKTPGRVYPNKKMPGHYGVEQVTTQNLTVVDVDAEKGLLLVKGAVAGHNNAIVYIRPSVKVALRAQHAAARG; from the coding sequence ATGACCCAGGTGTTCAACGACGAGGGCAACCTCGTTCCGGTGACCGTGATCGACGTCACCACCTGCCAGGTCGTGGGCAAGCGTACCCCGGAGAAGGACGCGTACTCGGCGGTGACGCTGGGCTACGGGGAGATCCGCGAGAAGAGCCTGAGCAAGGCTCAGATCGGCTCCTTCAAGAAGGCCAACGCCGCTCCGCGCCGCCACGTGCGCGAGTTCCGCGTGAGCGCCGAGGAGGCCGCGGGCTTCAACGTCGGTGAGGCGGTCAAGGCGGACATGTTCGCCAAGGGCCAGCTCGTGGACGTGACCGGCGTGACCAAGGGCCGCGGCTTCGCGGGCGTCATGAAGCGCTGGAACTTCAAGGGCTCGCAGACCAAGACCCACGGTACGCACGAGTACCAGCGTCACCCGGGCGCCATCGGCCAGCGCAAGACGCCCGGCCGCGTGTACCCGAACAAGAAGATGCCCGGTCACTACGGCGTGGAGCAGGTCACCACCCAGAACCTCACCGTGGTGGACGTGGACGCCGAGAAGGGCCTGCTGCTCGTGAAGGGCGCGGTCGCCGGCCACAACAACGCCATCGTCTACATCCGCCCCAGCGTGAAGGTCGCCCTGCGCGCCCAGCACGCCGCGGCCCGCGGCTAG
- a CDS encoding lmo0937 family membrane protein, with translation MYWTITVILLVLWAVGLITGSTEGHWVHLFLLFSLASLVLALMSRGRRPLAGAGTGASGRARP, from the coding sequence GTGTACTGGACCATCACGGTGATCCTCCTCGTCCTCTGGGCCGTCGGCCTCATCACCGGCTCCACCGAGGGCCACTGGGTGCACCTCTTCCTCCTCTTCTCCCTGGCGAGCCTCGTGCTCGCGCTGATGAGCCGGGGCCGCCGTCCGCTCGCGGGGGCGGGGACGGGGGCCTCCGGACGCGCGCGTCCGTGA
- a CDS encoding lytic transglycosylase domain-containing protein yields MRNWAAGLAVAAVLGTTSVVLGYEGQTPQQHQMESTELLQLRAKLAEREAQVQSLQQKVAQLEEADHLGEAERLGVLQAVAQSGLPARQQKRLAVAIVREAKRNGVDPMLVVAIIRCESSFNNYAVSGVGAMGLMQVMPDTGSFLADRAGWKLGRPTNLFDSELNVELGTAYVAELIARFGSVEKALVAYNAGPALAKRILAKPDARKRFLAGYPKKVVAEFRKLKAKQESELTLRAEKATDDSNG; encoded by the coding sequence ATGCGGAACTGGGCGGCGGGGCTTGCTGTGGCGGCAGTACTGGGAACGACCTCGGTGGTGCTCGGCTACGAGGGGCAGACGCCGCAGCAGCACCAGATGGAGAGCACCGAGCTGCTGCAGCTGCGCGCCAAGCTCGCGGAGCGCGAGGCCCAGGTGCAGAGCCTGCAGCAGAAGGTGGCGCAGCTGGAGGAGGCGGACCACCTGGGCGAGGCGGAGCGGCTCGGGGTGCTCCAGGCGGTCGCGCAGTCCGGGCTGCCGGCGCGCCAGCAGAAGCGGCTCGCGGTGGCGATCGTGCGCGAGGCGAAGCGCAACGGCGTGGACCCCATGCTGGTGGTCGCGATCATCCGCTGCGAGAGCTCCTTCAACAACTACGCGGTCTCGGGCGTGGGCGCGATGGGCCTGATGCAGGTCATGCCGGACACCGGCAGCTTCCTCGCGGACCGCGCGGGCTGGAAGCTGGGGCGCCCCACCAACCTCTTCGACTCGGAGCTCAACGTGGAGCTGGGCACCGCCTACGTGGCCGAGCTCATCGCGCGCTTCGGCTCGGTGGAGAAGGCGCTCGTCGCCTACAACGCGGGCCCCGCGCTCGCCAAGCGCATCCTGGCCAAGCCGGACGCGCGCAAGCGCTTCCTGGCGGGTTACCCCAAGAAGGTGGTCGCCGAGTTCCGCAAGCTGAAGGCGAAGCAGGAGTCGGAGCTCACCCTTCGTGCCGAGAAGGCAACGGACGACTCCAACGGCTGA
- a CDS encoding STAS domain-containing protein, whose product MGLQIHREIQAGRVMLRLEGTLDGRTAQQLRESLGGAEGREVVVDFSLVRDFKDTAVAVLTRDLEARPVQLRGLAGHQARMFRYFGFSPEGTRAPGATQSDTGLFTADELLTG is encoded by the coding sequence ATGGGGCTGCAGATTCACAGGGAGATCCAGGCAGGGCGCGTGATGCTGCGCCTGGAGGGCACGCTGGACGGGCGTACCGCGCAGCAGCTGCGCGAGTCGCTCGGCGGCGCCGAGGGCCGCGAGGTGGTGGTGGACTTCAGCCTCGTGCGCGACTTCAAGGACACCGCCGTGGCGGTGCTCACCCGCGACCTGGAGGCGCGCCCCGTGCAGCTGCGCGGGCTCGCCGGGCACCAGGCCCGCATGTTCCGCTACTTCGGCTTCAGCCCGGAGGGCACCCGCGCACCCGGTGCGACGCAGTCCGACACCGGCCTCTTCACGGCGGACGAGCTGCTGACCGGGTAG
- a CDS encoding MoxR family ATPase yields the protein MNQPARALSPTPSPAQARASMERLAALLSGVVQGKEREARLTVTCLVADGHLLLEDVPGVGKTTLAEALARGCALSFARIQFTADLLPADVLGAQVFHAPTAAFNFRPGPLFRQLVLADELNRAPPRTQSALLEAMAQGQVSLDGTTHLLPRPFTVVATQNPVDLSGTFPLPDSQLDRFLMRLSLGHPSAEVEARLLTTRGAASPLQGLSAVATPEELLGLRELAAGLHLDGAVADYVVRLAHATRSHGDIERGASTRAVLALGRAARAQALWDARDFVTPADVREVLVPCLAHRLLLRSAGAGAAARDEAAHLLGELVRKVPAPR from the coding sequence ATGAACCAGCCCGCTCGAGCCCTCTCCCCCACCCCTTCTCCCGCCCAGGCACGCGCGTCCATGGAGCGCCTCGCGGCGCTGCTCAGCGGCGTCGTGCAGGGCAAGGAGCGCGAGGCGCGCCTCACCGTCACCTGCCTCGTCGCGGACGGGCACCTGCTGCTCGAGGACGTGCCCGGCGTGGGCAAGACCACGCTCGCCGAGGCGCTCGCGCGCGGCTGTGCGCTGTCCTTCGCGCGCATCCAGTTCACCGCCGACCTGCTGCCCGCGGACGTGCTGGGCGCCCAGGTCTTCCACGCGCCCACCGCCGCGTTCAACTTCCGCCCCGGCCCGCTCTTCCGCCAGCTGGTGCTCGCGGACGAGCTCAACCGCGCTCCGCCGCGCACCCAGTCCGCGCTGCTGGAGGCGATGGCGCAGGGCCAGGTGTCCCTGGATGGCACCACGCACCTGCTGCCGCGCCCGTTCACGGTGGTGGCCACGCAGAACCCGGTGGACCTCTCGGGCACCTTCCCGCTGCCGGACTCGCAGCTGGACCGCTTCCTCATGCGGCTGTCCCTGGGCCACCCCTCCGCCGAGGTGGAGGCGCGGCTGCTCACCACCCGCGGCGCGGCGAGCCCGCTGCAGGGCCTGAGCGCGGTGGCCACGCCGGAGGAGCTGCTGGGCCTGCGCGAGCTCGCGGCGGGGCTGCACCTGGACGGCGCGGTGGCGGACTACGTGGTGCGGCTCGCGCACGCCACGCGCAGCCACGGGGACATCGAGCGCGGCGCCTCCACCCGCGCGGTGCTCGCCCTGGGCCGGGCCGCGCGCGCGCAGGCGCTGTGGGACGCGCGCGACTTCGTCACCCCCGCGGACGTGCGCGAGGTGCTGGTGCCCTGCCTCGCCCACCGGCTGCTGCTGCGCAGCGCGGGGGCGGGCGCCGCGGCGCGGGACGAGGCGGCGCACCTGCTGGGCGAGCTGGTTCGCAAGGTGCCGGCGCCGCGGTGA
- a CDS encoding DUF58 domain-containing protein, translating into MSTRAPHAPPGLAQRLRARLRPPRTLQVTRMGRTYLVLTVGIGLGALNTGNNLLYLVLGLLLSLMVVSGVLSERCLRDLEVRRLGSEAAFAAEPFAFRWALRRKKGHAFALRISEAAVEAMAGSGDVPAAPLAGAGQLPHLRAGAEQVVRADLVAPRRGPLALSGVRVTTTYPLGLFAKTRTFELPGTLLVYPRRGFACAQAPAALQGRVGDVGNPLRTDGTGDVLGLRELGEGEDVRRVHWLKSAAAGRLLAVQREREDLRVFLLELEPGLEGEPLERACEQVAAQAHQLLGEGHEVGLRAGALSLRPAAGPGQERRLLRALAWLGFDAEQAA; encoded by the coding sequence GTGAGCACCCGGGCGCCACATGCGCCGCCGGGGCTTGCGCAGCGCCTGCGCGCGCGGCTGCGGCCGCCGCGCACGCTGCAGGTCACCCGCATGGGGCGCACCTACCTGGTGCTCACCGTGGGCATCGGGCTGGGGGCGCTCAACACCGGCAACAACCTGCTCTACCTGGTGCTGGGGCTGCTGCTCAGCCTGATGGTGGTCTCCGGCGTGCTCAGCGAGCGCTGCCTCCGCGACCTCGAGGTGCGCCGGCTGGGCAGCGAGGCCGCCTTCGCCGCCGAGCCCTTCGCCTTCCGCTGGGCGCTGAGGCGCAAGAAGGGCCACGCCTTCGCGCTGCGCATCTCCGAGGCCGCCGTCGAGGCCATGGCCGGGAGCGGGGACGTGCCTGCGGCGCCGCTCGCGGGCGCGGGGCAGCTGCCGCACCTGCGCGCGGGCGCCGAGCAGGTGGTGCGCGCGGACCTCGTGGCGCCGCGGCGCGGGCCGCTCGCGCTCTCGGGCGTGCGGGTGACCACCACCTACCCGCTCGGCCTCTTCGCCAAGACGCGCACCTTCGAGCTGCCCGGCACGCTGCTCGTCTACCCGCGCCGCGGCTTCGCCTGCGCGCAGGCCCCGGCCGCGCTGCAGGGGCGCGTGGGCGACGTGGGCAACCCGCTGCGCACCGACGGCACCGGGGACGTGCTGGGCCTGCGCGAGCTCGGCGAGGGCGAGGACGTGCGGCGCGTGCACTGGCTCAAGAGCGCCGCCGCGGGACGGCTGCTCGCCGTGCAGCGCGAGCGCGAGGACCTGCGCGTGTTCCTCCTCGAGCTGGAGCCGGGGCTCGAGGGAGAGCCGCTCGAGCGCGCGTGCGAGCAGGTGGCGGCGCAGGCGCACCAGCTGCTCGGCGAGGGGCACGAGGTGGGCCTGCGGGCCGGAGCGCTGAGCCTGCGGCCGGCGGCGGGCCCGGGCCAGGAGCGGCGGCTGCTGCGCGCGCTCGCGTGGCTCGGCTTCGACGCGGAGCAGGCGGCATGA
- a CDS encoding DUF3488 and transglutaminase-like domain-containing protein, whose product MRPPTRLRLRLRDLGCGAGFGAMAVSGQLPAWTLGVFGLSLLLALLGRRVLGQRTLASALLLLGSAAMLYVQVTREGLDPVVAASAFAALVAAQRLLSTPSPATDGHVHLVGLLMIAGGAALSGDLPFALCLIAFTVLSCLSMGLSAIEAVVPEEERVPVREALGPLSVGVLFAVLGAITFFILFPRVSWNMASRRGSAGLGVATAGFADKVRLGGSGTIKSNPRVVLRAQLTPDPGADTLNAHWLGRTFDTFDGTEWSSVGEPLPPRQVVTLRRGGEGLVHQRLELLPAYGARTLIALETPARLGNGYTVSGADRQRLGLVRVGTSEVRFATDGSGFFYEAYSMPGEAAPVPDAMSIPERDQLLALPMGLDPRVGALAEKVLAGEQDPLRAAHKLEAFLQREYRYTLELGGDVEDPLADFLFGRKEGHCEHFATALTIMLRTQGIAARLATGFYGGERVQDGYIVRAGDAHAWTHVLVPGQGFVTVDPTPPDYRAAQPLAVLEALVTLYERMENLWRAAVVDYSFRDQMQLASALVRPPRERGPEGARGQVPLPPARAWAAALAVGLAVYATWRFATRARQRTRPLDATRFLEAVERRLARAGVRPQPQEPLERLGARLEAEGHPLGPALRPVARRYLEARFGGRPLQEGEAARLLATLAHPPPRKGPPPSPGPRAP is encoded by the coding sequence ATGAGGCCCCCCACCCGGCTCAGACTGCGGCTGCGCGACCTGGGCTGCGGCGCGGGCTTCGGCGCCATGGCCGTGAGCGGCCAGCTCCCCGCGTGGACGCTCGGGGTGTTCGGGCTCTCGCTGCTGCTCGCGCTGCTCGGGCGCCGGGTGCTCGGGCAGCGCACGCTCGCGAGCGCGCTGCTGCTCCTGGGCAGCGCTGCGATGCTCTACGTCCAGGTGACGCGCGAGGGGCTGGATCCGGTGGTGGCCGCGAGCGCCTTCGCCGCGCTCGTCGCCGCGCAGCGGCTCCTGTCCACCCCCTCCCCGGCCACCGACGGCCACGTGCACCTGGTGGGGCTGCTGATGATCGCGGGCGGCGCGGCGCTCTCGGGCGACCTGCCCTTCGCGCTCTGCCTCATCGCCTTCACCGTGCTCAGCTGCCTCTCCATGGGGCTGTCCGCCATCGAGGCGGTGGTGCCCGAGGAGGAGCGCGTCCCGGTGCGCGAGGCGCTGGGGCCGCTCTCGGTGGGCGTGCTCTTCGCGGTGCTGGGCGCCATCACCTTCTTCATCCTCTTCCCGCGCGTGAGCTGGAACATGGCCTCGCGCCGCGGCAGCGCGGGCCTCGGTGTGGCCACGGCGGGCTTCGCGGACAAGGTGCGGCTGGGGGGCTCGGGCACCATCAAGAGCAACCCGCGCGTCGTGCTGCGGGCGCAGCTCACCCCGGATCCCGGCGCGGACACGCTCAATGCGCACTGGCTGGGGCGCACCTTCGACACCTTCGACGGGACGGAGTGGTCCAGCGTGGGCGAGCCGCTGCCGCCGCGCCAGGTGGTGACGCTGCGGCGCGGTGGCGAGGGGCTGGTGCACCAGCGCCTCGAGCTGCTGCCGGCCTACGGCGCGCGCACGCTCATCGCGCTCGAGACGCCGGCGCGCCTGGGCAACGGCTACACGGTCTCGGGCGCGGACCGCCAGCGCCTGGGCCTGGTGCGCGTGGGCACGAGCGAGGTGCGCTTCGCAACGGACGGCTCCGGCTTCTTCTACGAGGCCTACAGCATGCCGGGCGAGGCCGCCCCCGTGCCGGACGCCATGTCCATCCCCGAGCGAGACCAGCTGCTCGCGCTGCCCATGGGGCTGGACCCGCGGGTGGGAGCGCTCGCCGAGAAGGTGCTCGCGGGGGAGCAGGACCCGCTGCGCGCGGCGCACAAGCTCGAGGCCTTCCTGCAGCGCGAGTACCGCTACACGCTGGAGCTGGGCGGCGACGTGGAGGACCCGCTCGCCGACTTCCTCTTCGGCCGCAAGGAGGGCCACTGCGAGCACTTCGCCACCGCGCTCACCATCATGCTGCGCACCCAGGGCATCGCGGCGCGCCTCGCCACGGGCTTCTACGGCGGCGAGCGCGTGCAGGACGGCTACATCGTGCGCGCAGGCGATGCGCACGCGTGGACGCACGTGCTCGTCCCCGGCCAGGGCTTCGTCACGGTGGACCCCACCCCGCCCGACTACCGCGCCGCGCAGCCGCTCGCGGTGCTCGAGGCGCTCGTCACCCTGTACGAGCGGATGGAGAACCTGTGGCGGGCGGCCGTGGTGGACTACTCCTTCCGCGACCAGATGCAGCTGGCGAGCGCGCTGGTGCGCCCGCCGCGAGAGCGCGGCCCCGAGGGCGCGCGCGGCCAGGTGCCCTTGCCCCCTGCGCGCGCATGGGCTGCGGCGCTGGCGGTGGGGCTCGCCGTCTACGCGACCTGGCGCTTCGCCACGCGCGCACGCCAGCGCACCCGCCCCCTGGACGCCACGCGCTTCCTCGAGGCCGTGGAGCGGCGCCTCGCGCGCGCCGGCGTGCGGCCCCAGCCGCAGGAGCCGCTCGAGCGCCTCGGCGCGCGCCTGGAGGCCGAGGGACACCCCCTGGGCCCCGCGCTGCGCCCCGTGGCCCGGCGCTACCTGGAGGCCCGCTTCGGTGGGAGGCCTCTCCAGGAGGGTGAGGCCGCGCGGCTGCTCGCCACGCTCGCCCACCCGCCTCCTCGCAAGGGCCCGCCGCCCTCGCCCGGCCCGCGCGCCCCGTAG
- a CDS encoding RNA polymerase factor sigma-32 has product MQATTEQSSNSGSLAMYLSEINQYALLTVEEEQLLARRFIKGDLAAGHRLVTSNLRFVVKVAYEYRSYGIKMSDLIQEGNIGLMKAVQKFDPDKGIRLISYAVWWIRAYIQNYILKSWSLVKLGTTQAQRKLFFSLARTRRELEKFGTNDAPGVNVDEIAKRLHVKPGEVREMEQRMGGRDLSLDAPMGEDGGNSHVDFVQSASASQDDEFADKEEAGIINARVRTALMRLDPRERFIIEQRVMNERPMTLKELGEHFGFSRERARQLEIRAKDKLKAELAALMAEVDPESLMAAQQ; this is encoded by the coding sequence ATGCAGGCAACCACTGAGCAGTCCTCGAACTCTGGCTCCCTGGCGATGTACCTCTCGGAGATCAACCAGTACGCCCTGCTCACGGTGGAGGAGGAGCAGCTGCTCGCGCGGCGCTTCATCAAGGGCGACCTGGCGGCCGGTCACCGGCTGGTGACGAGCAACCTGCGCTTCGTGGTGAAGGTGGCCTACGAGTACCGCTCCTACGGCATCAAGATGTCGGACCTCATCCAGGAGGGGAACATCGGCCTGATGAAGGCCGTGCAGAAGTTCGATCCGGACAAGGGCATCCGCCTCATCTCCTACGCGGTGTGGTGGATCCGCGCGTACATCCAGAACTACATCCTCAAGAGCTGGTCGCTGGTGAAGCTCGGCACCACCCAGGCCCAGCGCAAGCTCTTCTTCAGCCTCGCCCGCACGCGCCGCGAGCTGGAGAAGTTCGGCACCAACGACGCCCCGGGCGTGAACGTGGACGAGATCGCCAAGCGCCTGCACGTGAAGCCGGGCGAGGTGCGCGAGATGGAGCAGCGCATGGGCGGGCGCGACCTGTCGCTCGACGCCCCCATGGGCGAGGACGGCGGCAACAGCCACGTGGACTTCGTGCAGAGCGCGAGCGCGAGCCAGGACGACGAGTTCGCGGACAAGGAGGAGGCGGGCATCATCAACGCCCGCGTGCGCACCGCGCTGATGCGCCTGGACCCGCGCGAGCGCTTCATCATCGAGCAGCGCGTGATGAACGAGCGCCCCATGACCCTCAAGGAGCTGGGCGAGCACTTCGGCTTCAGCCGCGAGCGCGCCCGCCAGCTGGAGATCCGCGCGAAGGACAAGCTCAAGGCGGAGCTCGCGGCGCTGATGGCCGAGGTGGACCCCGAGAGCCTGATGGCGGCCCAGCAGTAG
- a CDS encoding OPT family oligopeptide transporter → MSHGHPPTPEDRVPVAQAHAVHSPYIPATQSPVELTLRGLVLGSVLGIVFAASSVYLAVKVGLTVSASIPIAVLSIAIFRAWGRSSILENTIVQTVGSAGESLAFGVAAALPALLLLGYDIDLMHAFLIASLGGVLGVLMMIPLRPGLIVQEHGNLTYPEGTACADVLIVGEQGGTNAKTVVLGFAVGGLYKFAYAGMKLWKEVVGTALSWTKTVAGKVVPAGFQGGSMSVEISPELLGVGYIIGPKVAGITFAGGVLSYLVLIPMIKFFGSGMTEPFLRHDGALIRDMSPDAIRDAYVLYIGAGAVATGGLISLLRSLPTIVSAFKRGFETLMASRRPAASMPTLLRTEQDLPITVVLVGSALLVLIIWLAPPLHVNFVSAVLIVLFGFFFVTVSARITGEIGSSSNPISGMVVATLLITCLVYLMLGWTSPADRFMALTTAAIVGIAASNGGTTAQDLKTAFLVGGTPRRQQVALFVGVLTSAAVIGLTLVTLNKGATTILPEPHPNQPVSELSDEQVVQHSYVWAVDEGTLKARGADLAQLRAAAFGAGLELSSRGATELRSWKSLTAQEVAATTLHLRGGASLKVSELGSLAPGPTRTYHVGYVRSGSDSPVPTGKYLVDEAQSIQYLVDPGIGGRVTEYEGHSLTRYSAPKAQLFALIIDGILTQKLPWDLVLLGVFISLMLELSGVSSLPFAVGVYLPISTSSPIFVGGLVRYFVDKVRGGSAAESEFSPGTLLSSGYIAGGAIAGVLIAFLEIATGGAGTRAINIPQQLGTEGALGRLLNAIGESEVAHVVWSNLFGFAVFMLLAALLLRVGLKGQSGAVAPPPAAGKQ, encoded by the coding sequence TTGTCCCACGGCCACCCGCCGACCCCCGAAGACCGCGTGCCGGTAGCCCAGGCGCACGCCGTCCACTCGCCCTACATCCCCGCGACCCAGTCCCCCGTCGAGCTCACCCTGCGCGGCCTGGTGCTGGGCTCGGTGCTGGGCATCGTGTTCGCGGCGTCCTCGGTGTACCTGGCGGTGAAGGTGGGCCTCACGGTCTCCGCCTCCATCCCCATCGCGGTGCTCTCCATCGCGATCTTCCGGGCCTGGGGCCGCTCGAGCATCCTCGAGAACACCATCGTGCAGACGGTGGGCTCGGCCGGCGAGTCGCTCGCGTTCGGCGTGGCGGCGGCGCTGCCGGCGCTGCTCTTGCTCGGCTACGACATCGACCTGATGCACGCCTTCCTCATCGCCTCCCTGGGCGGCGTGCTCGGCGTGCTGATGATGATCCCGCTGCGCCCGGGCCTCATCGTGCAGGAGCACGGCAACCTCACCTACCCCGAGGGCACCGCGTGCGCGGACGTGCTCATCGTGGGCGAGCAGGGCGGCACCAACGCGAAGACGGTGGTGCTCGGCTTCGCGGTGGGCGGGCTCTACAAGTTCGCGTACGCCGGCATGAAGCTCTGGAAGGAAGTGGTGGGCACGGCGCTCAGCTGGACCAAGACCGTGGCGGGCAAGGTGGTCCCCGCGGGGTTCCAGGGCGGCTCGATGTCGGTGGAGATCAGCCCCGAGCTGCTGGGCGTGGGCTACATCATCGGGCCCAAGGTCGCGGGCATCACCTTCGCGGGAGGCGTGCTCAGCTACCTGGTGCTCATCCCGATGATCAAGTTCTTCGGCAGCGGGATGACCGAGCCCTTCCTGCGCCACGACGGGGCCCTCATCCGGGACATGTCCCCGGACGCCATCCGTGACGCGTACGTGCTGTACATCGGCGCGGGCGCGGTGGCGACCGGCGGCCTCATCAGCCTGCTGCGCTCGCTGCCCACCATCGTCAGCGCCTTCAAGCGCGGCTTCGAGACCCTGATGGCCAGCCGCCGCCCGGCGGCGAGCATGCCCACGCTGCTGCGCACCGAGCAGGACCTGCCCATCACGGTGGTGCTCGTGGGCAGCGCGCTGCTGGTGCTCATCATCTGGCTCGCCCCGCCGCTGCACGTGAACTTCGTCTCCGCGGTGCTGATCGTGCTGTTCGGCTTCTTCTTCGTCACGGTGAGCGCGCGCATCACCGGGGAGATCGGCTCCTCGTCCAACCCCATCTCCGGCATGGTGGTGGCAACCCTGCTCATCACCTGCCTCGTGTACCTGATGCTCGGCTGGACCTCGCCGGCGGACCGCTTCATGGCGCTCACCACGGCGGCCATCGTGGGCATCGCGGCCTCCAACGGCGGCACCACGGCGCAGGACCTCAAGACCGCGTTCCTCGTGGGCGGCACGCCGCGCCGGCAGCAGGTCGCGCTCTTCGTCGGCGTGCTCACCAGCGCGGCCGTCATCGGGCTCACGCTGGTCACGCTCAACAAGGGCGCCACCACCATCCTCCCCGAGCCCCACCCGAACCAGCCGGTGAGCGAGCTGAGCGACGAGCAGGTGGTGCAGCACAGCTACGTCTGGGCGGTGGACGAGGGGACCCTGAAGGCGCGCGGCGCCGACCTCGCCCAGCTGCGCGCGGCGGCCTTCGGCGCGGGCCTGGAGCTGAGCAGCCGCGGTGCCACCGAGCTGCGCAGCTGGAAGTCCCTCACCGCGCAGGAGGTGGCGGCGACCACGCTGCACCTGCGCGGGGGCGCCTCCCTCAAGGTGAGCGAGCTGGGCTCCCTCGCGCCGGGCCCCACGCGCACCTACCACGTCGGCTACGTGCGCTCGGGCAGCGACTCGCCCGTGCCCACCGGCAAGTACCTCGTGGACGAGGCCCAGAGCATCCAGTACCTCGTGGACCCGGGCATCGGCGGCCGCGTCACCGAGTACGAGGGCCACTCGCTCACCCGCTACAGCGCCCCCAAGGCGCAGCTGTTCGCGCTGATCATCGACGGCATCCTCACCCAGAAGCTGCCGTGGGATCTGGTGCTGCTCGGCGTGTTCATCTCGCTGATGCTCGAGCTGAGCGGCGTGTCCTCCCTGCCCTTCGCGGTGGGCGTGTACCTGCCCATCTCCACCAGCTCGCCCATCTTCGTGGGCGGCCTCGTCCGCTACTTCGTGGACAAGGTGCGCGGCGGCTCGGCGGCCGAGTCCGAGTTCTCCCCCGGCACGCTGCTGTCCTCGGGCTACATCGCGGGTGGCGCCATCGCGGGCGTGCTCATCGCCTTCCTGGAGATTGCCACCGGCGGCGCCGGCACGCGGGCGATCAACATCCCCCAGCAGCTGGGCACCGAGGGCGCGCTGGGGCGGCTGCTCAACGCCATCGGCGAGAGCGAGGTTGCCCACGTCGTGTGGTCCAACCTCTTCGGCTTCGCCGTCTTCATGCTGCTCGCGGCGCTGCTCTTGCGCGTGGGGCTCAAGGGCCAGAGCGGCGCGGTGGCGCCTCCGCCCGCCGCCGGCAAGCAGTAG
- a CDS encoding RluA family pseudouridine synthase: MVAAQAPEPRELRAPPEARGERVDQYLARALPELTRSRLAALIEAGHVQVDGRQVKPAARLRGGELLRVSVPAPVAAKPAAEELPLTLLHEDRDLVVVDKAAGMVVHPGAGHASGTLVNALLHRVKDLAGVGGELRPGIVHRLDKDTSGCLVVAKHEQALVALQKAFKTREVQKTYLALVHGEPPAEGRIETLYGRHPIHRQRFSGRVKAGKPALTGFRVRERFPGAALLEVELHTGRTHQIRVHLSEAGHPLLGDALYGGTKRSKGPVGEVQAALGRQALHAWRLAFAHPRTRKALHFEAPLPADLEAALASLRALR, from the coding sequence TTGGTAGCTGCGCAGGCGCCCGAGCCGCGCGAGCTGCGCGCGCCCCCGGAGGCCCGCGGCGAGCGCGTGGACCAGTACCTCGCGCGCGCGCTGCCCGAGCTCACCCGCTCGCGGCTCGCCGCGCTCATCGAGGCAGGCCACGTGCAAGTGGACGGCCGCCAGGTGAAGCCCGCGGCGCGCCTGCGCGGCGGGGAGCTGCTGCGCGTGAGCGTGCCGGCGCCCGTGGCTGCGAAGCCCGCCGCGGAAGAGCTGCCCCTCACGCTGCTGCACGAGGACCGTGACCTGGTGGTCGTGGACAAGGCGGCCGGCATGGTGGTGCACCCGGGGGCGGGCCACGCGAGCGGCACCCTGGTCAACGCCCTGCTGCACCGGGTGAAGGACCTCGCGGGCGTCGGCGGCGAGCTGCGGCCGGGCATCGTGCACCGGCTGGACAAGGACACCTCCGGCTGCCTCGTGGTGGCCAAGCACGAGCAGGCCCTGGTGGCGCTGCAGAAGGCCTTCAAGACGCGCGAGGTGCAGAAGACCTACCTCGCGCTGGTGCACGGCGAGCCGCCCGCGGAGGGGCGCATCGAGACCCTCTACGGGCGCCACCCCATCCACCGCCAGCGCTTCAGCGGGCGGGTGAAGGCGGGCAAGCCCGCGCTCACCGGGTTCCGCGTGCGCGAGCGCTTTCCGGGCGCGGCGCTGCTCGAGGTGGAGCTGCACACCGGGCGCACGCACCAGATCCGCGTCCACCTCTCCGAGGCGGGCCACCCGCTCCTGGGAGACGCGCTGTACGGCGGCACCAAGCGCAGCAAGGGCCCGGTGGGTGAGGTGCAGGCGGCGCTCGGCCGCCAGGCGCTGCACGCGTGGCGCCTCGCGTTCGCGCACCCGCGCACCCGCAAGGCGCTGCACTTCGAGGCGCCGCTGCCCGCGGACCTCGAGGCGGCGCTCGCCTCGCTGCGCGCCCTGCGCTGA